A single Comamonas sp. NLF-1-9 DNA region contains:
- the hutG gene encoding formimidoylglutamase, with amino-acid sequence MTAQNPWQGRDDSAESGDTRRLHQIVRHDDDYGVGDAVLAGFASDAGVARNQGRVGAREAPQVARRALANLPAHALHALWDAGDVLCEGDTLEAAQSAQAQRVAQILGCRARLVVLGGGHEIAWADYQGLRDHLYASEGPGGRLLVLNLDAHFDLRTSRPGNSGTPFDQILQDARERSLPVRYACLGVSLLGNTPALYQRANELDVYWREDTEMQERQLDARLADIDRLLAEAEHVYLTIDTDALPASVAPGVSAPAPYGVPLSVVEACLQRVKASGKLRLADIAEFNPQYDIDGHTARAVARLAWQLLQPLTA; translated from the coding sequence ATGACAGCGCAAAACCCCTGGCAAGGCCGTGACGACTCGGCCGAATCCGGCGACACCCGCCGCCTGCACCAGATCGTGCGCCACGACGATGACTACGGCGTGGGCGATGCGGTGCTGGCCGGCTTTGCAAGCGACGCCGGCGTGGCGCGCAACCAGGGCCGCGTGGGCGCGCGCGAGGCGCCGCAGGTGGCGCGCCGGGCGCTGGCCAACCTGCCCGCGCACGCGCTGCACGCACTCTGGGACGCGGGCGACGTGCTCTGTGAGGGCGACACTCTGGAAGCCGCGCAGAGCGCGCAGGCGCAGCGCGTGGCGCAAATCCTCGGCTGTCGTGCGCGCCTGGTGGTGCTCGGCGGCGGGCATGAGATCGCCTGGGCCGACTACCAGGGCCTGCGCGATCATCTGTACGCCAGCGAAGGGCCCGGCGGGCGGCTGCTGGTGCTGAACCTGGACGCGCACTTCGACCTGCGCACCAGCCGTCCCGGCAACTCGGGCACGCCCTTCGACCAGATCCTGCAGGATGCGCGCGAGCGCAGTCTGCCGGTGCGCTACGCCTGCCTGGGCGTTTCACTGCTGGGCAACACCCCGGCGCTGTACCAGCGCGCCAACGAGCTCGATGTGTACTGGCGCGAGGACACCGAAATGCAGGAGCGCCAACTGGATGCGCGCCTGGCCGACATCGACCGCCTGCTGGCCGAGGCCGAGCACGTCTACCTGACCATAGACACCGACGCGCTGCCGGCCAGCGTGGCGCCGGGTGTCTCGGCCCCCGCGCCCTACGGCGTGCCGCTGAGCGTCGTCGAAGCCTGCCTGCAGCGCGTGAAGGCCAGCGGCAAGCTGCGCCTGGCCGACATTGCCGAGTTCAACCCGCAATACGACATCGACGGCCACACCGCGCGCGCCGTCGCTCGCCTGGCCTGGCAGTTGCTGCAACCCCTGACCGCTTGA
- a CDS encoding SDR family oxidoreductase, with protein MDLAIAGRWALVCGASKGLGLGCAQALAAEGVNLVVNARTEAPLMQAASQLRAAGADWASATGQKSPEVIAVAGDITTPEGRDAVWSAPSGPGKDFDIVLTNAGGPPTGDWRGFSAQDWQRALDANMLTPIEIIRAVVDAMAARGYGRILNITSSAVKAPIDILALSNGARSGLTGFIAGLARSGIAAHGVTVNNLLPGKFDTDRLKATLVAAAEKTGKPLEEVRRSQTAQIPARRFGTPGEFGALCAFLCSPQAGYINGQNLLLDGGLYPGTF; from the coding sequence ATGGATTTGGCTATCGCCGGCCGCTGGGCACTGGTCTGCGGCGCCAGCAAGGGTTTGGGGCTGGGCTGCGCGCAGGCGCTGGCGGCCGAGGGCGTGAACCTCGTGGTCAACGCGCGCACCGAGGCGCCGCTGATGCAAGCCGCTTCACAATTGAGAGCTGCCGGCGCAGATTGGGCAAGCGCTACAGGCCAAAAAAGCCCTGAAGTCATCGCCGTCGCTGGCGACATCACCACGCCCGAGGGGCGGGACGCGGTGTGGTCCGCCCCCAGTGGGCCGGGCAAGGATTTCGACATCGTGCTGACCAACGCGGGCGGCCCGCCCACGGGCGATTGGCGCGGCTTTTCGGCGCAGGACTGGCAGCGCGCGCTCGACGCCAACATGCTCACGCCGATAGAGATCATCCGGGCGGTGGTGGACGCCATGGCGGCGCGCGGCTATGGGCGGATTCTCAACATCACCTCCAGCGCGGTGAAGGCACCGATCGACATCCTGGCGCTGTCCAACGGCGCGAGGAGCGGCTTGACCGGCTTCATCGCCGGGCTGGCGCGTTCGGGCATCGCGGCGCACGGCGTGACGGTGAACAACCTGCTGCCTGGCAAGTTCGACACCGACCGGCTCAAGGCCACGCTGGTGGCCGCGGCCGAGAAGACCGGCAAGCCGCTGGAGGAAGTGCGCCGCAGCCAGACGGCGCAGATCCCGGCGCGCCGCTTTGGCACGCCAGGCGAATTCGGCGCGCTCTGCGCCTTCCTGTGCAGCCCGCAGGCGGGCTACATCAACGGGCAGAACCTGCTGCTCGACGGCGGGCTGTATCCGGGGACGTTCTGA
- a CDS encoding ABC transporter substrate-binding protein — MKPHFPFAPKLLAAALALALPAGAAWADIKIGFNVPSTGFAAADGKSALEGAKLAVAEANAAGGVAGEKLELVVYDDQASAKEAVPAVTKMIEKDKVVVGVSGSYSGSTRAAASIFQKAQVPYVVAYSIHPDVTLAGDYMFRVSAMGEVQGRGGAKLVQELGKKNVALITVKNDFGQSLAAGFKDGAKKLGLNVINEYEYGMADRQFGPLVSKVKADNPEVIYASGYYFNAGPLVSQLRAAGITVPIIGQEGYDSEKFIEIAGPASEGTLVTTSLDRDSDSPVTKAYLADYKKAYGAGSDMVAASSYTATQVAIEGLKKTGGKGGAALRDAIAAGSYDTPIGKLSFNDLHEVQKDLQVQIVKDKAFHRHSVIHDPVLLAPPTKAK; from the coding sequence ATGAAACCCCATTTCCCCTTTGCCCCCAAGCTGCTTGCCGCAGCGCTGGCCTTGGCCCTGCCCGCGGGCGCGGCCTGGGCCGACATCAAGATCGGCTTCAACGTGCCATCCACCGGCTTTGCCGCGGCCGACGGCAAGTCGGCGCTGGAAGGCGCCAAGCTCGCGGTGGCCGAAGCCAATGCCGCCGGCGGCGTGGCCGGCGAGAAGCTCGAGCTCGTGGTCTACGACGACCAGGCTTCGGCCAAGGAAGCCGTGCCGGCCGTCACCAAGATGATCGAGAAGGACAAGGTGGTGGTGGGCGTTTCGGGCTCGTATTCGGGCTCGACGCGCGCGGCCGCTTCCATCTTCCAGAAGGCGCAGGTGCCCTACGTCGTGGCCTACTCCATCCATCCGGACGTCACCTTGGCGGGCGACTACATGTTCCGCGTCTCGGCCATGGGTGAGGTGCAAGGTCGTGGCGGCGCCAAGCTGGTGCAGGAGCTGGGCAAGAAGAACGTCGCCCTGATCACCGTGAAGAACGACTTCGGCCAGTCGCTGGCCGCGGGCTTCAAGGACGGCGCCAAGAAGCTCGGCCTGAACGTAATCAACGAGTACGAATACGGCATGGCCGACCGCCAGTTCGGCCCGCTGGTGAGCAAGGTCAAGGCGGACAACCCCGAGGTCATCTACGCCTCGGGCTACTACTTCAACGCCGGGCCGCTGGTGAGCCAGTTGCGCGCCGCCGGCATCACCGTGCCCATCATCGGCCAGGAGGGCTACGACTCGGAGAAGTTCATCGAGATCGCCGGCCCCGCCTCGGAAGGCACGCTGGTGACCACTTCGCTCGATCGTGATTCCGACTCGCCCGTCACCAAGGCCTACCTCGCTGACTACAAGAAGGCCTACGGCGCGGGCTCCGACATGGTCGCGGCGTCCAGCTACACCGCCACGCAGGTGGCGATCGAGGGCCTGAAGAAGACCGGCGGCAAGGGCGGCGCGGCGCTGCGCGACGCGATCGCCGCAGGCAGCTACGACACGCCGATCGGCAAGCTCTCGTTCAACGACTTGCACGAGGTGCAGAAAGACCTGCAGGTGCAGATCGTCAAGGACAAGGCCTTTCACCGTCACAGCGTGATCCACGACCCGGTGCTGCTGGCCCCGCCGACCAAGGCCAAGTAA
- the hutC gene encoding histidine utilization repressor has product MNLRTSSADLAARDKRAPAFQRIKEHVLRQIHEGHWREGDAIPGEEALAREFGVSRMTVNRALRELSSEQVLERVQGSGTYVAQQKFLATLVELRNIADEIAARGHRHASELQLLERARASDALARKLGLAARASVFHSVIVHFENGLPLQVEDRWVNPQVAPDYLAQDFTRGTPNAYLMKVAPLQGVDFEIEADTPTEAVRQLLRMQAREFCLVLRRTTYSMGQVASVAAMWHPAKRYRFTGRI; this is encoded by the coding sequence ATGAATCTCCGGACTTCCTCCGCCGACCTGGCAGCGCGCGACAAGCGCGCACCGGCCTTTCAGCGCATCAAGGAGCACGTGCTGCGCCAGATCCACGAAGGCCATTGGCGCGAGGGCGACGCGATCCCGGGCGAGGAGGCGCTGGCGCGCGAGTTCGGCGTCTCGCGCATGACGGTAAACCGCGCGCTGCGCGAGCTCAGCAGCGAACAGGTGCTCGAGCGCGTGCAGGGTTCGGGCACCTATGTGGCGCAGCAGAAGTTTCTCGCCACGCTGGTCGAGCTGCGCAACATCGCCGACGAGATCGCCGCGCGCGGCCACCGCCATGCGAGCGAGCTGCAGTTGCTCGAACGCGCCCGCGCAAGCGACGCCCTGGCGCGCAAGCTCGGGCTGGCCGCGCGCGCCAGCGTCTTCCACTCAGTCATCGTGCACTTCGAGAACGGCTTGCCGTTGCAGGTGGAAGACCGCTGGGTCAACCCCCAGGTCGCGCCCGACTACCTGGCCCAGGACTTCACCCGCGGCACGCCCAACGCCTATCTGATGAAGGTGGCGCCGCTGCAGGGCGTGGATTTCGAAATCGAGGCCGACACCCCCACCGAGGCGGTTCGCCAGCTGCTGCGCATGCAGGCGCGCGAGTTCTGCCTGGTGCTGCGCCGCACCACCTATTCCATGGGCCAGGTGGCGTCGGTCGCGGCCATGTGGCACCCGGCCAAGCGCTACCGCTTTACCGGCCGCATCTGA
- a CDS encoding branched-chain amino acid ABC transporter permease — translation MLYVELVVQGLVQGSIYAMIALGLTLVYGLLRILHVAHASLFTLGAYAGVLITNASGSLPLAFVGAALIAGLAGVLMYRLAYQPLLSQPPFVALIASIGLYIASEEAFRIVFGAQGLSFATPQMQGQVALGGGLQLSRVEVWMVVGTVLIIGVLAWLQSRTRIGVACQATVTDPQMAESFGISLRQVRDINFFVGSALAGFAGVWVALLNNLVEPTMGSVPSYKALAIIVLGGLGSVPGTLAASLVLGVVESFGTIYIGQFLDRNAIAFAFLIVVLMVRPQGLFARR, via the coding sequence ATGCTGTACGTCGAACTCGTCGTCCAGGGGCTGGTGCAGGGCAGCATCTACGCGATGATTGCCCTGGGCCTGACCCTGGTGTATGGGCTGCTGCGCATCCTGCACGTCGCGCACGCCTCGCTGTTCACGCTGGGCGCCTACGCCGGCGTGTTGATCACCAACGCCAGCGGCAGCCTGCCGCTGGCCTTCGTCGGCGCGGCGCTGATCGCCGGCCTGGCGGGCGTGCTGATGTACCGCCTGGCCTACCAGCCGCTGCTGAGCCAGCCGCCCTTCGTCGCGCTGATAGCCTCGATCGGTCTGTACATCGCCTCGGAGGAGGCGTTTCGCATCGTGTTTGGCGCCCAGGGGCTGTCGTTTGCCACGCCGCAGATGCAAGGGCAGGTGGCGCTGGGCGGCGGGCTGCAACTGAGCCGGGTCGAAGTCTGGATGGTGGTGGGCACGGTGCTGATCATCGGCGTGCTCGCCTGGCTGCAGTCGCGCACGCGCATCGGCGTCGCCTGCCAGGCGACGGTGACCGATCCGCAGATGGCCGAGTCCTTTGGCATCTCGCTGCGCCAGGTGCGCGACATCAATTTTTTCGTCGGCTCGGCGCTGGCGGGTTTTGCCGGTGTCTGGGTGGCGCTGCTGAACAACCTGGTCGAGCCGACCATGGGCAGCGTGCCCTCGTACAAGGCGCTGGCCATCATCGTGCTGGGCGGCCTCGGGTCGGTGCCGGGCACGCTCGCAGCGTCGCTGGTGCTCGGCGTGGTCGAGTCCTTCGGCACGATCTACATTGGCCAGTTCCTGGACCGCAACGCGATCGCCTTCGCCTTCCTGATCGTGGTGCTGATGGTGCGCCCGCAAGGCCTGTTCGCGCGGCGCTGA
- a CDS encoding sensor histidine kinase, with the protein MKGSLRWRLLVGTLAWVAITLAVAGWGLAALFREHVMAQWQAQLVQQLDQLSGALDWVDGQPRLGAMAGDARLSTPLSGWYWQIDRLGTQPQAAIARSRSLWDQTLALPAALGKTTGDKVLHLSDAQGHALLAVARTLELPDAGAPPLLVTVAGDEALVAQPIARFTHLLWITLAILAAGLLLAVALQLQLALRPLALLRRRLAAVRAGASGQLPGQFPQELQPLVAEFNHVLAENAEMVQRARAQAGNLAHAVNTPLAIIANAAEQDDSALALLVREQVQSARRQVDWHLARARAAAAVRATGLATPVLEPLQALVRTMQRLYADRGLRFELADGVPPAQFRGEAQDLYEMLGNLLDNAGKWARSCVRVAVRSEGDQLVFTIDDDGPGIPEAERQRMFERGVQLGDVRSDTQGARGGAGLGLDIVRSLAQTYGGEVHAGIAPLGGLRMCLSLPAST; encoded by the coding sequence ATGAAAGGTTCACTGCGCTGGCGCCTGCTGGTGGGCACGCTCGCTTGGGTGGCCATTACCCTTGCAGTGGCGGGCTGGGGATTGGCAGCCTTGTTTCGCGAGCATGTGATGGCGCAGTGGCAGGCGCAGCTGGTGCAGCAGCTCGACCAGTTGAGCGGCGCGCTCGATTGGGTGGATGGCCAGCCCAGGCTGGGCGCGATGGCGGGCGATGCCAGACTCTCTACCCCGCTCTCGGGCTGGTACTGGCAGATCGACCGTTTGGGCACGCAGCCGCAAGCCGCCATCGCGCGTTCGCGTTCGCTCTGGGATCAGACCTTGGCGCTGCCTGCCGCATTGGGCAAGACCACGGGCGACAAGGTTTTGCATTTGAGCGACGCCCAGGGCCATGCGCTGCTGGCGGTGGCGCGCACGCTCGAGCTGCCCGACGCAGGTGCGCCGCCCTTGCTTGTGACGGTGGCCGGTGATGAAGCGCTGGTGGCGCAGCCGATTGCGCGCTTCACCCATTTGCTGTGGATCACGCTCGCCATCCTTGCCGCTGGCCTGTTGCTGGCCGTTGCCCTGCAGCTGCAGCTGGCGCTGCGGCCACTGGCGCTGCTGCGCCGGCGTCTGGCTGCGGTGCGCGCGGGCGCAAGCGGACAGCTCCCCGGGCAGTTTCCACAAGAGCTGCAGCCGCTGGTGGCCGAGTTCAACCACGTGCTGGCTGAAAACGCCGAGATGGTGCAGCGGGCCCGCGCGCAGGCAGGCAACCTCGCGCACGCGGTGAATACGCCGCTGGCGATCATCGCCAACGCCGCCGAGCAGGACGACAGCGCGCTGGCTCTCCTGGTGCGCGAGCAGGTGCAAAGCGCCCGCCGGCAGGTGGATTGGCATCTGGCGCGCGCGCGCGCGGCGGCAGCGGTGCGCGCCACGGGCCTGGCCACACCGGTGCTCGAGCCGCTGCAGGCGCTGGTGCGCACCATGCAGCGCCTGTATGCGGACCGCGGGCTGCGCTTCGAACTGGCCGATGGCGTGCCGCCGGCGCAATTTCGGGGCGAAGCGCAGGACTTGTACGAAATGCTCGGAAACCTGCTGGACAACGCCGGCAAGTGGGCGCGCTCGTGCGTGCGGGTGGCGGTGCGCTCCGAGGGTGACCAGCTTGTCTTCACCATCGACGACGACGGTCCCGGCATCCCCGAGGCCGAACGCCAGCGCATGTTCGAACGCGGCGTGCAACTGGGCGACGTGCGCAGCGACACGCAGGGCGCGCGCGGGGGCGCCGGTCTGGGGCTGGACATCGTGCGCTCGCTGGCGCAAACCTATGGGGGCGAGGTGCACGCCGGCATTGCGCCGCTGGGCGGCTTGCGCATGTGCCTGAGCCTGCCCGCCAGTACTTGA